The nucleotide sequence GCTGTGGCTCCTCTGTGATCGAGGTGGGCATTAAATACCCAGAAATGCTCATCACTATCTATGTCTCTTAAAAGAACAAAGGTGCAAACACGGAGATTGGCTGCATCCCAGCCCATAGAGACTTCCTCAGGAGTTTCTGATAACCAAAAAGTACCTTCTTCAAGAAGCTGAAGACTGCTTGTGTTGTAGAAAATAGCCGAGTGTTCACCGGCACTAACGCCGTCTCGTCTGCCAACTCCGGCATAGTCATAGTTACTCAGTGTGCTATCTAAGTAGGAGATTTGTTCCGGTAAACCTTCCTGAGTTCCAAATACGTCAAGCTTTAAGTCCAGGATTTGTGAGGTCACCCATTCCTTTCGGTTCTCCCACTGGTTAATTCCATCGCTTTGCGTATTCATTCTGATATTATAAGTAGCTGCTTTGTAATTTTGTGTTTTGCAGCCTGTAAAGACTAGAAAAATTAAAAGGGTAATTATATATCGCATGGACTCATCT is from Balneola sp. and encodes:
- a CDS encoding endonuclease/exonuclease/phosphatase → MRYIITLLIFLVFTGCKTQNYKAATYNIRMNTQSDGINQWENRKEWVTSQILDLKLDVFGTQEGLPEQISYLDSTLSNYDYAGVGRRDGVSAGEHSAIFYNTSSLQLLEEGTFWLSETPEEVSMGWDAANLRVCTFVLLRDIDSDEHFWVFNAHLDHRGATARLEALKLIWERAENLNSQNYPMLVMGDFNAIPGSDPINFLTTHLKDSRDISKTEPMGPIGTFNGFDTTHPLEDRIDYIFVSEDITVESYSVINEIKDNRTPSDHLPVVIQFH